CGAGAAAACCGTGCTGGGCCTGAAGATGTGGCTGCATCCGTGGCTCGGCATCGTCACCGTTCTCGGAATCGTCGTCATCATCTTCTCGATGAGCCTGATCGAGGCCACCAGGCCGCAGCTGTGGCTGAGCCTCGTCAGCCTCGGGGGGCTCTTGGTGGCCTACTCGGTTACGCAGTGGATGCGCCGCCGCGCACGCACCCGGCCGTCCGGCTCCTGAAACGACTTCGCCCAAGGTCCGAGTGGAGAGCCTTCAGCGCGGACCCCTACGGCAGATCCGCGAAGATCGTCGACACATGCAGGTCCGTTCGCGGAACGGCGCGGGTGATGCGGAACTACATCGCTGGAGCAGGGTACGGCAGGTCAGCCATGACGGCATCCACCATGACGGCCACGTTGGTCACGTGCTTCGCCGACTGTCCGGACCTCGTCGGGCCGGAGATACGAGGTCCAGGATCCGGATCCACATCGTGGGTCGAAGAGACGAGCGAGTGCGCAGATGGAAAGCGACCACCCGATGGGGATGGGCTGTGGAGGACGGTTCCACGGTGTTGGCAGAGTGCGTAATCGACCTGTCCAGCGATCACGGTACCCGGTTACACCGACGAACTCGAGTCGCCGGACGCCGACAGGAACAGGTTCGAGTAAGCAGGGATATGCGCGATGTCGTTGCGCACGTTGGCCGATCGAAGTACACCCGCCTTGCGGAGGATGGCGACGAGACGCTCAGCTTCGCCCCATTCGATACCCGCTTCGGTCGAGAGGGCCGCAACGGCCCGGCTGTCGAAGTCCGTGTCTTCACTCATGGTGTTGATTCTCCTCGGTTATGGGTGGAACTCGAGCCGCCGCCCCCACAGCTCGTCGAACGGCGTGAACCTCCGAACAGCCCCTCGTCAACGGTCGCAAGCTCCCCGAACGTCGAGTATTCGGCGTGCAGATGGTCAAGTCGCCGCGCGCCCTGGCCTGCTCGAACAGGTGCCGACCGCACGCGGATACCGATGGCGCCCAGACCCCTGGTCTACGCCGAACTCCGGCCTCGGTCGGGCGATCCGCTCCAGCGTCCACGGCTGCTCGGCACTCATGATTCCTTCTGCCTCACGGCCACAGTAGACCATCACACCGTTGATCACTCCCGCAAGCAGATCCAGGCCGCCGACGACGAGTGGGCCAGTGCTGACGCCATGCCTATCGTCTGCCCTGCGCTCATCTGGCTTCCGCGGGGCTTCCGGGAGCGCAGCGTCGCCGACGCAGTGACCGAGTGGCGGTGGCGTAGTCACTCGGCCTGTCTCCGGGCGGGGTCTGGTCGGCCGTCGAGGTAGGCGTCCAGTGCGGCGGCGGCGGTGAGCATGGCACGGCCGCGGGCCGAGAGGCGGGCATGCCAGTCACACAGCATCGACTCGAGCGGTGCGACTCCTCCAGCGGAGCGGACCTGGGCGATCAGCGGGGCGATCTGCTCCAGCAGGTAGCCACCTCGTCTGAGTTGGTGGGCAAGTAGGGCATCGCGCACGTCGGCCGCGCAGTAGACCCGGTAACCCGTCTGCGGGTCGCGGCGCGGTCGGACCAAGCCGGCCCGTTCCCATTTGCGCAGGGTGGCCGGGCGGATGCCGAGCCTTCTCGCCAGGGGGCCAACGAACGTGTCGCCGCGTTCTTGCGGTACGGGACCGAGGTCGTCAAGCGCGGCTTCGACGGCCTGCAGGGTACGGCGGTCGTCGATAAGCTGGGCGTGGCTCTCGTCGATGAGCCGAAGCGCGTCCTCGGTCGTGCCCCGGTTGATCGCCTGCATGATCAACGTGGCCGTCTGGTGACCGTGTCCTGGCACGAGAGCCAGAAACGCGCGCAGCGCTTGTGCGTGCAGCGGCGTGTATGCGCGGTAGTCATGCCGGGTGCGTTCGGCGTCCGGAAGGATCCCGGCCGCCTCGTAGTTCCTGATCGCCTGCGTGGACAGGCCGTGCCCACGTGCCAGGTCAATCGGCCTGAGCCGCCCACCATCTTGAAAGTTTCGCGTCACTGTCCTACCGATATCGCGGATAAGTTTCAATCGTCGGTTCAACGATACTGTCAAGTGTCATGAATGTGGCTGACGAGAATCCGAGGATCGAACTCAGCATGTCTGAACTGCGCGAGATTGCGGGCTACGCTGTGGCCTGCGCGGAGCCCGCCTTGGCAATCTTCGAACGTGAACGCCCTGACGATCGGCGCCCACGAGCCGCGATCGACGCTGCGCAGGCGTTCGCGGAGGGAGCCGAGCGGACCAAGGCGATCCGTGACAGCGCGTGGGCGGCACACCGGGCGTATCAAGAGACACGCGATGTAGGGCAGACCGCGGCGAGCGATGTTGCGCGCGCGGCCGTCGCCGCGGCCAGTGCGGCGTTCCTGCACCCCCTGGCGAAAGCGACTCAGGTCTTGCACATCCTCGGACCGGCCGCCCACGCGGCTCGAGCCTTCGAGCTCGATGCCGGCGACGACCGTAACGTCGGCGCCGACTACATCGAGCAGGCAAGAAGCCTGGCCAGCCCCATCGTGGCGAACGTCCTGACGCGCTACCCGAACGCCCCGAGTGGTCGCGGCCGTGTGGGAGAGCTATTGCGGGAACTGGACGCATCGTTGCGACGACTGGCGACCAATCACTGACCGCCTACGACCACTGAGGGCGGGTCGGCGGCCACTCTGCGCGTCGCCCACCCCTCGGAATCGATCATTTAGTTGTGATCTGTCGGTCGATAAGAGCAAAAAGCTCATCAGGACTGGCCGCCGCCTCGACGGCCACGCGAACGCTGTGAGTCGGGGATTCACGTTCGGCCACGGCATCGGCCAGCGTCGAACGGATCCGCTCGATCAACCGGTCCTTCTCATCGGCAGACGACGTGGTCGCCAACAGCCGCCGCAGTGAGTCGATCTGGTCATCGACCATCGACACGGTCGCGGTGCTCTCCCAACGCGAACGCAAATATTTCGCCACTGCGGTAGTAGTCGGATAGTTGAACACCAGCGACGACGGCAATTTCATGCCCGTCGCCTCGGCGAGCCGATTCCGCAGCTCGACACCACCGAGCGAATCGAATCCCAGTTTGTCGAACGGTGCCCCGGGTTCGACAGCAGCGGCAGACGGGTGTCCGAGCACAGCCGCGACATGTTCCCGCACGAATCCGAGTATGACCGCGTCCCGTTCGTCCTCCCGCGCGGCAGCGAGCCGCCCAGCCAACTTGCCGCCGGCTGCGATACCACTCGCCGCGCGGCGCGCCCGTGCAGGCACCAGGCTGCTGAGCACCTCGGGCAACAGCCCGGCTCGGGCGTGGGCCGCCAGCATCGGCTTGTCGAATTCGGCGCAGACGGCCACGGGTTCGTTCGCGACGATTGCGGCGTCGAGCAGCGCAACTCCATCGTCATCGCCGATGACCTTGATGCCCAGTCGCTCCAGCCGGGCCAGGGAGGCCCGGGCCAGATTGCCTGTCATACCCGCTTCCTGGTGCCAGGGGCCCCACGCCACCGACAGCCCCGGCAGCCCCTGGGCGCGGCGGGCACCGGCCAGCCCGTCGAGGAACGAATTCGCCGCCGCATAGTTGCCCTGTCCCGGCGCGCCGAATGTCGACGCCACAGAGGAGAACATGATGAACGCCGCCAGGTCGTGCCCCCGGGTCAGGTCGT
The DNA window shown above is from Nocardia sp. NBC_01730 and carries:
- a CDS encoding MerR family transcriptional regulator translates to MTRNFQDGGRLRPIDLARGHGLSTQAIRNYEAAGILPDAERTRHDYRAYTPLHAQALRAFLALVPGHGHQTATLIMQAINRGTTEDALRLIDESHAQLIDDRRTLQAVEAALDDLGPVPQERGDTFVGPLARRLGIRPATLRKWERAGLVRPRRDPQTGYRVYCAADVRDALLAHQLRRGGYLLEQIAPLIAQVRSAGGVAPLESMLCDWHARLSARGRAMLTAAAALDAYLDGRPDPARRQAE
- a CDS encoding putative immunity protein, with amino-acid sequence MSELREIAGYAVACAEPALAIFERERPDDRRPRAAIDAAQAFAEGAERTKAIRDSAWAAHRAYQETRDVGQTAASDVARAAVAAASAAFLHPLAKATQVLHILGPAAHAARAFELDAGDDRNVGADYIEQARSLASPIVANVLTRYPNAPSGRGRVGELLRELDASLRRLATNH